A portion of the Manihot esculenta cultivar AM560-2 chromosome 2, M.esculenta_v8, whole genome shotgun sequence genome contains these proteins:
- the LOC110605454 gene encoding RCC1 domain-containing protein RUG3, mitochondrial isoform X4 translates to MLQIFSWGRGTSGQLGVGTEQTQLYPAPVVNLQVLPSSFVLSPTPGQLVNKDHYSINKQVLEVGISCGLFHSALLVDGNFWIWGKGDGGRLGFGHENPVFMPTLNPNLDNVRCIALGGVHSIALTSLGQVFTWGYGGFGALGHSVYHRELLPRLVKGNWNGKIQHIATSGAHTAAVTESGELYTWGRDEGDGRLGLGPGRGPNEGGGLSIPSKVNALPIPVAAVSCGGFFTTVLTEDGQIWNWGANSNYELGRGDKVGGWKPKLIPSLEDVRIIQIASGGYHSLALTDEGKVLSWGFGGHGQLGHSSKQNQKIPMVIDALADQRFVYIACGGSSSAAITDEGKLYMWGNAKDSQLGILGLPEVQLYPVEVKFLVEDDDLGAHKVLSVAVGASHAMCLVLRSS, encoded by the exons ATGCTCCAGATCTTCTCCTGGGGAAGAGGCACATCTGGCCAGCTTGGTGTTGGCACTGAACAAACTCAACTGTACCCAGCCCCAGTAGTGAACCTCCAAGTGTTGCCCTCTTCTTTTGTATTGTCTCCAACACCAGGCCAACTGGTTAACAAGGATCACTATAGCATTAACAAACAGGTGCTTGAAGTGGGAATTTCTTGTGGGTTATTTCATTCTGCATTGCTTGTAGATGGTAATTTTTGGATTTGGGGAAAAGGGGATGGGGGCCGTCTGGGCTTTGGACATGAGAATCCTGTATTTATGCCCACACTGAACCCTAATCTGGATAATGTTCGGTGCATTGCTTTGGGTGGTGTCCATTCCATTGCACTCACTTCCCTCGGCCAAGTCTTTACATG GGGTTATGGTGGTTTTGGTGCATTGGGACATTCTGTTTATCACAGAGAACTGCTTCCTAGATTGGTCAAAGGCAATTGGAACGGGAAAATACAGCATATTGCCACCAGCGGCGCACATACTGCTGCAGTCACTGAATCTG GTGAACTTTATACATGGGGACGAGATGAAGGGGATGGCAGATTGGGCCTTGGCCCTGGGCGGGGCCCAAATGAAGGAGGTGGACTTAGTATACCTTCCAAAGTAAACGCACTGCCCATTCCTGTTGCTGCTGTTTCCTGTGGTGGTTTCTTCACAACGGTGTTAACAGAGGATGGGCAAATTTGGAATTGGGGAG CAAACTCAAACTATGAGCTTGGAAGAGGTGACAAGGTCGGCGGTTGGAAACCAAAACTAATTCCTAGTCTTGAAGATGTTCGTATCATTCAGATAGCAAGTGGTGGTTATCACTCTCTTGCTTTAACTG ATGAAGGTAAAGTTCTTTCATGGGGCTTTGGGGGACATGGTCAGCTGGGCCattcttcaaaacaaaaccAGAAAATACCAATGGTGATTGATGCTTTAGCTGATCAACGTTTTGTTTATATTGCCTGTGGAGGTTCTTCTTCTGCAGCTATAACTG ATGAAGGGAAGTTGTACATGTGGGGAAATGCCAAAGATTCTCAATTGGGCATTCTTGGTCTGCCAGAGGTACAACTATATCCTGTTGAAGTCAAGTTTCTTGTAGAGGATGACGACTTGGGAGCCCACAAGGTGTTGTCCGTTGCTGTTGGTGCATCTCATGCAATGTGTTTGGTTTTGAGATCAAGCTGA
- the LOC110605454 gene encoding RCC1 domain-containing protein RUG3, mitochondrial isoform X5, with product MFGALLWVVSIPLHSLPSAKSLHARGYGGFGALGHSVYHRELLPRLVKGNWNGKIQHIATSGAHTAAVTESGELYTWGRDEGDGRLGLGPGRGPNEGGGLSIPSKVNALPIPVAAVSCGGFFTTVLTEDGQIWNWGANSNYELGRGDKVGGWKPKLIPSLEDVRIIQIASGGYHSLALTDEGKVLSWGFGGHGQLGHSSKQNQKIPMVIDALADQRFVYIACGGSSSAAITDEGKLYMWGNAKDSQLGILGLPEVQLYPVEVKFLVEDDDLGAHKVLSVAVGASHAMCLVLRSS from the exons ATGTTCGGTGCATTGCTTTGGGTGGTGTCCATTCCATTGCACTCACTTCCCTCGGCCAAGTCTTTACATG CCAGGGGTTATGGTGGTTTTGGTGCATTGGGACATTCTGTTTATCACAGAGAACTGCTTCCTAGATTGGTCAAAGGCAATTGGAACGGGAAAATACAGCATATTGCCACCAGCGGCGCACATACTGCTGCAGTCACTGAATCTG GTGAACTTTATACATGGGGACGAGATGAAGGGGATGGCAGATTGGGCCTTGGCCCTGGGCGGGGCCCAAATGAAGGAGGTGGACTTAGTATACCTTCCAAAGTAAACGCACTGCCCATTCCTGTTGCTGCTGTTTCCTGTGGTGGTTTCTTCACAACGGTGTTAACAGAGGATGGGCAAATTTGGAATTGGGGAG CAAACTCAAACTATGAGCTTGGAAGAGGTGACAAGGTCGGCGGTTGGAAACCAAAACTAATTCCTAGTCTTGAAGATGTTCGTATCATTCAGATAGCAAGTGGTGGTTATCACTCTCTTGCTTTAACTG ATGAAGGTAAAGTTCTTTCATGGGGCTTTGGGGGACATGGTCAGCTGGGCCattcttcaaaacaaaaccAGAAAATACCAATGGTGATTGATGCTTTAGCTGATCAACGTTTTGTTTATATTGCCTGTGGAGGTTCTTCTTCTGCAGCTATAACTG ATGAAGGGAAGTTGTACATGTGGGGAAATGCCAAAGATTCTCAATTGGGCATTCTTGGTCTGCCAGAGGTACAACTATATCCTGTTGAAGTCAAGTTTCTTGTAGAGGATGACGACTTGGGAGCCCACAAGGTGTTGTCCGTTGCTGTTGGTGCATCTCATGCAATGTGTTTGGTTTTGAGATCAAGCTGA
- the LOC110605454 gene encoding RCC1 domain-containing protein RUG3, mitochondrial isoform X2, which translates to MALVRHSSVRNQMQSMICLLPWVTRHIASSSAARNKVPILYKSSEINDQNKKDVVMLQIFSWGRGTSGQLGVGTEQTQLYPAPVVNLQVLPSSFVLSPTPGQLVNKDHYSINKQVLEVGISCGLFHSALLVDGNFWIWGKGDGGRLGFGHENPVFMPTLNPNLDNVRCIALGGVHSIALTSLGQVFTWGYGGFGALGHSVYHRELLPRLVKGNWNGKIQHIATSGAHTAAVTESGELYTWGRDEGDGRLGLGPGRGPNEGGGLSIPSKVNALPIPVAAVSCGGFFTTVLTEDGQIWNWGANSNYELGRGDKVGGWKPKLIPSLEDVRIIQIASGGYHSLALTDEGKVLSWGFGGHGQLGHSSKQNQKIPMVIDALADQRFVYIACGGSSSAAITDEGKLYMWGNAKDSQLGILGLPEVQLYPVEVKFLVEDDDLGAHKVLSVAVGASHAMCLVLRSS; encoded by the exons ATGGCCTTAGTTCGACACTCTTCGGTTAGAAACCAAATGCAGTCCATGATATGCCTTCTGCCCTGG GTCACCCGCCATATTGCCTCATCATCTGCCGCCAGAAACAAGGTGCCCATTCTCTACAAAAGCTCAGAAATCAACGACCAGAACAAAAAAGATGTGGTAATGCTCCAGATCTTCTCCTGGGGAAGAGGCACATCTGGCCAGCTTGGTGTTGGCACTGAACAAACTCAACTGTACCCAGCCCCAGTAGTGAACCTCCAAGTGTTGCCCTCTTCTTTTGTATTGTCTCCAACACCAGGCCAACTGGTTAACAAGGATCACTATAGCATTAACAAACAGGTGCTTGAAGTGGGAATTTCTTGTGGGTTATTTCATTCTGCATTGCTTGTAGATGGTAATTTTTGGATTTGGGGAAAAGGGGATGGGGGCCGTCTGGGCTTTGGACATGAGAATCCTGTATTTATGCCCACACTGAACCCTAATCTGGATAATGTTCGGTGCATTGCTTTGGGTGGTGTCCATTCCATTGCACTCACTTCCCTCGGCCAAGTCTTTACATG GGGTTATGGTGGTTTTGGTGCATTGGGACATTCTGTTTATCACAGAGAACTGCTTCCTAGATTGGTCAAAGGCAATTGGAACGGGAAAATACAGCATATTGCCACCAGCGGCGCACATACTGCTGCAGTCACTGAATCTG GTGAACTTTATACATGGGGACGAGATGAAGGGGATGGCAGATTGGGCCTTGGCCCTGGGCGGGGCCCAAATGAAGGAGGTGGACTTAGTATACCTTCCAAAGTAAACGCACTGCCCATTCCTGTTGCTGCTGTTTCCTGTGGTGGTTTCTTCACAACGGTGTTAACAGAGGATGGGCAAATTTGGAATTGGGGAG CAAACTCAAACTATGAGCTTGGAAGAGGTGACAAGGTCGGCGGTTGGAAACCAAAACTAATTCCTAGTCTTGAAGATGTTCGTATCATTCAGATAGCAAGTGGTGGTTATCACTCTCTTGCTTTAACTG ATGAAGGTAAAGTTCTTTCATGGGGCTTTGGGGGACATGGTCAGCTGGGCCattcttcaaaacaaaaccAGAAAATACCAATGGTGATTGATGCTTTAGCTGATCAACGTTTTGTTTATATTGCCTGTGGAGGTTCTTCTTCTGCAGCTATAACTG ATGAAGGGAAGTTGTACATGTGGGGAAATGCCAAAGATTCTCAATTGGGCATTCTTGGTCTGCCAGAGGTACAACTATATCCTGTTGAAGTCAAGTTTCTTGTAGAGGATGACGACTTGGGAGCCCACAAGGTGTTGTCCGTTGCTGTTGGTGCATCTCATGCAATGTGTTTGGTTTTGAGATCAAGCTGA
- the LOC110605454 gene encoding RCC1 domain-containing protein RUG3, mitochondrial isoform X3 produces the protein MKVTRHIASSSAARNKVPILYKSSEINDQNKKDVVMLQIFSWGRGTSGQLGVGTEQTQLYPAPVVNLQVLPSSFVLSPTPGQLVNKDHYSINKQVLEVGISCGLFHSALLVDGNFWIWGKGDGGRLGFGHENPVFMPTLNPNLDNVRCIALGGVHSIALTSLGQVFTWGYGGFGALGHSVYHRELLPRLVKGNWNGKIQHIATSGAHTAAVTESGELYTWGRDEGDGRLGLGPGRGPNEGGGLSIPSKVNALPIPVAAVSCGGFFTTVLTEDGQIWNWGANSNYELGRGDKVGGWKPKLIPSLEDVRIIQIASGGYHSLALTDEGKVLSWGFGGHGQLGHSSKQNQKIPMVIDALADQRFVYIACGGSSSAAITDEGKLYMWGNAKDSQLGILGLPEVQLYPVEVKFLVEDDDLGAHKVLSVAVGASHAMCLVLRSS, from the exons ATGAAGGTCACCCGCCATATTGCCTCATCATCTGCCGCCAGAAACAAGGTGCCCATTCTCTACAAAAGCTCAGAAATCAACGACCAGAACAAAAAAGATGTGGTAATGCTCCAGATCTTCTCCTGGGGAAGAGGCACATCTGGCCAGCTTGGTGTTGGCACTGAACAAACTCAACTGTACCCAGCCCCAGTAGTGAACCTCCAAGTGTTGCCCTCTTCTTTTGTATTGTCTCCAACACCAGGCCAACTGGTTAACAAGGATCACTATAGCATTAACAAACAGGTGCTTGAAGTGGGAATTTCTTGTGGGTTATTTCATTCTGCATTGCTTGTAGATGGTAATTTTTGGATTTGGGGAAAAGGGGATGGGGGCCGTCTGGGCTTTGGACATGAGAATCCTGTATTTATGCCCACACTGAACCCTAATCTGGATAATGTTCGGTGCATTGCTTTGGGTGGTGTCCATTCCATTGCACTCACTTCCCTCGGCCAAGTCTTTACATG GGGTTATGGTGGTTTTGGTGCATTGGGACATTCTGTTTATCACAGAGAACTGCTTCCTAGATTGGTCAAAGGCAATTGGAACGGGAAAATACAGCATATTGCCACCAGCGGCGCACATACTGCTGCAGTCACTGAATCTG GTGAACTTTATACATGGGGACGAGATGAAGGGGATGGCAGATTGGGCCTTGGCCCTGGGCGGGGCCCAAATGAAGGAGGTGGACTTAGTATACCTTCCAAAGTAAACGCACTGCCCATTCCTGTTGCTGCTGTTTCCTGTGGTGGTTTCTTCACAACGGTGTTAACAGAGGATGGGCAAATTTGGAATTGGGGAG CAAACTCAAACTATGAGCTTGGAAGAGGTGACAAGGTCGGCGGTTGGAAACCAAAACTAATTCCTAGTCTTGAAGATGTTCGTATCATTCAGATAGCAAGTGGTGGTTATCACTCTCTTGCTTTAACTG ATGAAGGTAAAGTTCTTTCATGGGGCTTTGGGGGACATGGTCAGCTGGGCCattcttcaaaacaaaaccAGAAAATACCAATGGTGATTGATGCTTTAGCTGATCAACGTTTTGTTTATATTGCCTGTGGAGGTTCTTCTTCTGCAGCTATAACTG ATGAAGGGAAGTTGTACATGTGGGGAAATGCCAAAGATTCTCAATTGGGCATTCTTGGTCTGCCAGAGGTACAACTATATCCTGTTGAAGTCAAGTTTCTTGTAGAGGATGACGACTTGGGAGCCCACAAGGTGTTGTCCGTTGCTGTTGGTGCATCTCATGCAATGTGTTTGGTTTTGAGATCAAGCTGA
- the LOC110605454 gene encoding RCC1 domain-containing protein RUG3, mitochondrial isoform X1, producing MALVRHSSVRNQMQSMICLLPWMKVTRHIASSSAARNKVPILYKSSEINDQNKKDVVMLQIFSWGRGTSGQLGVGTEQTQLYPAPVVNLQVLPSSFVLSPTPGQLVNKDHYSINKQVLEVGISCGLFHSALLVDGNFWIWGKGDGGRLGFGHENPVFMPTLNPNLDNVRCIALGGVHSIALTSLGQVFTWGYGGFGALGHSVYHRELLPRLVKGNWNGKIQHIATSGAHTAAVTESGELYTWGRDEGDGRLGLGPGRGPNEGGGLSIPSKVNALPIPVAAVSCGGFFTTVLTEDGQIWNWGANSNYELGRGDKVGGWKPKLIPSLEDVRIIQIASGGYHSLALTDEGKVLSWGFGGHGQLGHSSKQNQKIPMVIDALADQRFVYIACGGSSSAAITDEGKLYMWGNAKDSQLGILGLPEVQLYPVEVKFLVEDDDLGAHKVLSVAVGASHAMCLVLRSS from the exons ATGGCCTTAGTTCGACACTCTTCGGTTAGAAACCAAATGCAGTCCATGATATGCCTTCTGCCCTGG ATGAAGGTCACCCGCCATATTGCCTCATCATCTGCCGCCAGAAACAAGGTGCCCATTCTCTACAAAAGCTCAGAAATCAACGACCAGAACAAAAAAGATGTGGTAATGCTCCAGATCTTCTCCTGGGGAAGAGGCACATCTGGCCAGCTTGGTGTTGGCACTGAACAAACTCAACTGTACCCAGCCCCAGTAGTGAACCTCCAAGTGTTGCCCTCTTCTTTTGTATTGTCTCCAACACCAGGCCAACTGGTTAACAAGGATCACTATAGCATTAACAAACAGGTGCTTGAAGTGGGAATTTCTTGTGGGTTATTTCATTCTGCATTGCTTGTAGATGGTAATTTTTGGATTTGGGGAAAAGGGGATGGGGGCCGTCTGGGCTTTGGACATGAGAATCCTGTATTTATGCCCACACTGAACCCTAATCTGGATAATGTTCGGTGCATTGCTTTGGGTGGTGTCCATTCCATTGCACTCACTTCCCTCGGCCAAGTCTTTACATG GGGTTATGGTGGTTTTGGTGCATTGGGACATTCTGTTTATCACAGAGAACTGCTTCCTAGATTGGTCAAAGGCAATTGGAACGGGAAAATACAGCATATTGCCACCAGCGGCGCACATACTGCTGCAGTCACTGAATCTG GTGAACTTTATACATGGGGACGAGATGAAGGGGATGGCAGATTGGGCCTTGGCCCTGGGCGGGGCCCAAATGAAGGAGGTGGACTTAGTATACCTTCCAAAGTAAACGCACTGCCCATTCCTGTTGCTGCTGTTTCCTGTGGTGGTTTCTTCACAACGGTGTTAACAGAGGATGGGCAAATTTGGAATTGGGGAG CAAACTCAAACTATGAGCTTGGAAGAGGTGACAAGGTCGGCGGTTGGAAACCAAAACTAATTCCTAGTCTTGAAGATGTTCGTATCATTCAGATAGCAAGTGGTGGTTATCACTCTCTTGCTTTAACTG ATGAAGGTAAAGTTCTTTCATGGGGCTTTGGGGGACATGGTCAGCTGGGCCattcttcaaaacaaaaccAGAAAATACCAATGGTGATTGATGCTTTAGCTGATCAACGTTTTGTTTATATTGCCTGTGGAGGTTCTTCTTCTGCAGCTATAACTG ATGAAGGGAAGTTGTACATGTGGGGAAATGCCAAAGATTCTCAATTGGGCATTCTTGGTCTGCCAGAGGTACAACTATATCCTGTTGAAGTCAAGTTTCTTGTAGAGGATGACGACTTGGGAGCCCACAAGGTGTTGTCCGTTGCTGTTGGTGCATCTCATGCAATGTGTTTGGTTTTGAGATCAAGCTGA